ATTTAGATTGCATGTGATCATTTGACTTGTTCTGTCTCAAAATATTTATCAATAGAATAATACTCTCCAGGACAGCTAGACatgatttcatttcattcacaAGAAACGCCGTTGATATTTTGACATAAGAAAATCAGAATTTGCTATGAAATAATATCCAGAAACTCCACAAGTAATTTGAGGATTTTCGTGCCTTTAGTTTCCTTGTTTTACACTTTCCTcttgatgaaaaataaagaggGTGTAATTatttaacccaaaaagaaGGGATTTAATTGGGCAATTGAGGTAACTTCCTCTAACTTTGACTCAAAATCGAAAGCAATTAAACACCTTTTTCAGGAAGGTAAACGTTAATTTTGCCTAATTCAATTGTAATGCATCTTTTTctccaaaaatacaaaaaagtcGTCCCACTCCCCCTCTTCCTGCACCACCAGTCAAGGCATTCGCCTAAAAAGAAGCCGACTCGAAGCAGAGGATTCAGTAATTCTATCCAACTCAAAGGGCCAGATCGGTAATTCAACAATACCAGAAAAAGTATCGCCGTTTCAGTTTGGTGTAAACGCTTGAAAATTCCAGCCGTTGGCCCGGCCCGTTGCAGATGGAAATCGAGATATCAGCTATGGTGTGCTGAAGAATCATAACGAGTGAGTTGAAAAATCAACCCCAGattcttcattattttccaAACAGCCCCTGTAGACCTTTTCCTCTGTGTTTCTCGTTCATTTCTTCTCTCCTTCacaccatctctctctcttacctGGTAAgcccctctttctctctgtatatctctatctctatctctctATCCCTCCCTGTGTATAAGGCCATGTTTGGCGAGAAGGATCGCGCTAATGGTCTTCATGCCTGTGAGGATGAGGCCTCTCAGAGCAAGCTCACACGCCATATCTCTAAGCAAAACAAAGACAAcccagaagagaaaatgggttTTACTGAAAAGGGTATAGGTTTTCTCAGAGAATCAGACATGGGTTCTGATGGGTTTCAATCGAAATCCTCAAAAATAGGAAACTTGGGTTCCCAGGAGCTGACTCTCAGCTATCTCTGCGATAGTTCCAAACTGGGTTTTCTAGAGAAAGAGTTTGCCGGGGCAAATTTGCTGACTTCCTTGGAGAAAGAGAGCTTTAAAGGTAAAGAaatccttgtttctgccaatTCAAGCCAAGATCACAAATGGGTAGAGAGAGATTTCCTTAATTTGAACGAGACTAGGCTGAATTGGTCAAAGCGAGAGCTTGTGGAGGAGACTGAAAGAGAGCGCAGGGACAAGAAGCCAAAGCTCGAGACTTTGAATCTCTCTCTAGCCTTACCTGAGGTCTCGCTCTCTCTCACTGCTTCAAACGCCTTACAAAATGGTGACCCTCCAGCTATGCCAAGACCTAGCAGAAGTGTACAATCTTTGGCACCATCTACTAACAATACACAAACCACTTGTTCCAACGATTTCACAGCAGCTTCATTATCTTACTCTTATTCCCACCCCTTTTCCCACAACCCCAGTTGCTCGCTTACGCGAAATTCGACCGAGAATTACGAGTATTCGGTTGGGAAAGATGATCAAATTTGGAACTGTGGAGAAGGGACTAATGGGTCAGTTCATAGCCGGTTTAAGCCAATTGGAGATGGAGTCGCTTTGTCAAATCATGGTGGTGGGATTTACTCGTTGATGCAGAGTAATCGTAAGGATTCGTGTAATAACAGTCTTTATAGGACAACTAGCTCTGATAACCTTTCGTTTTTCCCATCAGAGTTGCCTGCTAAGCCTAAAATTGATACCCAGTCTGGGGATTCTAGAGGGAGAGGTTCAGAAAGTTTGAGAGGCTTGGAGGATGTAGATGGTGGTGGGAGAGCCAGGAAACTTTCTAGACCGGAGAGAATTCTCCGTGAACTTATTTCGGAGTCTATACCTGTCATGGCTCAGATAATTCAGGAGCTTCCTGATGAAACACTCTCATCAACCAAGGAATACTTGAAGAATCTGATATCCATGCCTGAGAAGAAAGAGGAGTTAGTGAGCCTTCAAAACCGGCTCCATAGAAGGTCTGATCTTACAAAGGAGAATCTTGCTAAGTGTCAGAAAGACCAATTGGAGATTTTGGTTGCGGTGAAAATGGGTCTTGGGAACTTTGTATCAGGCAAAAACCGCCTTCCCACAACCGAGTTGGTGGAGATTTTCTCGTTTATGAGATGTAAGAATGTGAACTGCAAGAGTTTATTGCCTGTGGAGGATTGTGACTGCAAGGTTTGCTCTGCAAATAAGGGTTTTTGCAGTTCCTGTATGTGTCctgtttgtttgaattttgactGTGCTAGTAATACTTGTAGTTGGGTTGGCTGTGATGTTTGTGGGCATTGGTGCCATGCTGCTTGTGGTATTCAGAGGAATCTCATTAAGCCAGGTCCTAGCTTGAAGGGGCCCTCTGGGACGAGTGAGATGCAATTTCATTGCATTGGATGTGGTCACGCTTCAGAAATGTTTGGCTTCGTTAAGGATGTGTTTCTGTGCTGTGCAAAGGACTGGGGACTAGAGACCCTTATCAAGGAGCTTGACTGTGTTAGGAAGATTTTTAGGAGAAGCGATGATTTTAAAGGCCGCGAACTGCATATTAAGGCTGAGGAGATTATCTCCAAGCTTGGAAGCCAAATGATGTCTCCCTCAGATGCCTGCAATTTCATTATTCAGTTCTTTAACTGTAAGTCCCCAAGATTTTCgtctttccttttctatttcaactttcatatttattcatttacTTGCTATTTGTTGTTAGCCCTCATTGTAATTAgctgaaattttaaaatgcaTGTCTTGGACAGTGAGTATGGTTCTGTCATGGAGTATGAACTGCCTTGCTCATAAACTTGGCTTATTCCTTGCATGTTAGGAATGATCTCTTATAACTACTGTAATGAAATTATAGGGAGGGCTAGGGTCAGACTCCACACAAATATAAGTGGAGGAGAAAAATGTGGTGAGGTGAAAGAAAGAGTACGTGGGAACAGTAAAGGGGACCTTGATTGGGTACTCTATGGCTCATATTCGATGGCTAGTGTAATTGGaactattttgaaaagaaTACTCTCTGAGTTGCTTAATTGAGGATTGTGACAGCTTCACCGCACGTTAGCtactcttttgttttctctctggccttttttcttctttccttttggtttcaCTGTCAATTCATCTCCATACCGCCTGAGTTTAGATATTGTGAAAGGTTTTTCTTGTGAGAAGTTGATAATGTCCAAgaattgtgtatatttttgtTCTAACATGTCTGTAACTTAAGTATATGAGTTATTCAGTATCTATTCATGCCTAACtctggatttttttttttcgttgttAAATAGATACAGATGGAGTGTCAGAATATCCTGCTTCTCGCATATCCACGAAAGAGTTGGCAGTCACTCAAGCTAGCCTGAGAAAAGATGCAACTCCTTTTTCACAATCCGCTTCTTTACCTCCGAAATATGCTGCTTACAACACAAGTTCTAGTATACAATGTGATTTATTGTCAAATGATACCCGTCAGAATGACCTCAAATCATCCCTCATAAGCAATGAGGATGAGTTCCAGTTCGGAACATTACCAAAAATAGATGGGTTTGAGAGCTTGGAAAGCATAGTGAGGATAAAGGAAGCAGAAGCAAGAATGTTCCAGGGCAAGGCAGATGAAGCGCGGAGAGAGGCAGAAGGGTACCGTCAGATGATTCAAACAAAGACGGATAAGTTGGAGGAAGAGTATGCTAAAAAGTTTTCCAAACTGTGTCTGCAAGAGACAGAGGAAAGGCgaaggaagaaattggaggagctgaaaattttggaaagtTCACATTGTGACTATTACAACATGAAGACTAGGATGCAAGCCGAGATTGCTGGCTTGTTGGAGAGAATGGAAGCAACAAAGCAGCAACGGGTGtagtttcttttgttctttgatttttttgtttcttttgacaATGGTGCTAATTATATGTAGTTTATTAATGTTATTTCGATTTTTGGATTCTGCTTTTTATTTCTAATCAAAGTGAATGATTGTCCCagttgcaaattttttttattttatcctcCATGTCCTTGGCAATCtagaatttagaaaaaaaaaccaccacCCTCGCGAGCTTCCAAGCATCTTAAATTTGACTCTATGGGcatcattctttctttttcagaaGTCTTCTGCAGAAGCTGTTactgtaatcaatttaatgtgtATTTGTAGTTAGAGGTGGCATCATTCTTTCTGCATATGCTCTCTCCTCCCTGGGATAGTTTACGCTGCTGCTGCTTGGATAGCAATGTTTGAGTTTGAGCTAAGCAATGCCGCacatttgtttttctctttgccATAATGACATAACATATGTCCAGATATCCTCGTCTTTTgctactataaaataaaacatcatATGATTATCTCTTTAGTATATAATATCTTGGCACCAGAAGATGTGTCTTGCATTGCATTTGTTTGTTCTATATCTTAGGAGGTAATGCGCCACCAACGACTATGTTGGCCAAGCAATAGATACTCATACCATCCCACAATTAGGATTTAGGACCATTGAGATGAGTTGACGCTGATTGCGGCTAGGATCATTTTGGTGCCACTGCCCTGCCCTCTGCCCAcctttgtaaaaataaatcaaaattggTTTGCAAAAAcgccatttgtgattgcagaGTTGCAATAGAGTGCATACAATCCAGTCCAATCCATTATCCACCCAAAAAGGACAGCCAGCATTATAATGCTAAAGTAAACTGATGCTGCGAGCTGAGACTAAATTATCATTAGATACCCACCTACGATCtactttcaattattttggtAATATACTTTGACAGATAGAAAGCAAGAGAATAATATTTCATTGCTTTCATTTGTAGTATACATTTAGGCATCCCATCTGGCTCACTAACCAAATCTTTTATGAATGtagaaatgaaataattaattaacaaataaataaaaaggaatatatAGGTAGATTGCATGTTATTTTAACTGACAAACCAAAACCATGAAATATGACAAGCTCTagctaattaattagtaaagtCGAGGGAGGAGGACAGAGAGGCTGACGCTGGCTGCAAATAGAAAGATCAAAAGTCCAGTGAAGTTGATTATAAGTGTTTCTTGGGTGCGCCCTATGCTTAAGAAAAGGAACCTCTCCAGCAACCCTGCCTCGGCAGTGCATACTGCTAGCAGAAAGATGACCATGCCCACGAAAGTGTGCCATGGCACAAGATTTCCCCTTGCTGACGATTCTGCACCCGGAAACACATAGGCAAAGAAAGCAAACAAccactacaagaaaaaaataataattaattggCTAATAATATTTGTTGTATAGGCAAGGCATCGACAgtagagggaaaaaaaaaaaaaaacctgaagACCAAATAAAGAGATGGTGATTACGCCGAGCCAGGAATGTAAGGTGAGCAAATTTGGAATTCCCGATTCATGATTAAACTTGAAAGCTGCATAAATCCCCAAGATTATAGCCACCAGAGCTAGAAAATGCAATATCAGGTGCACCATTTTCTGTGTGTTCCTTTTCCCTGGGACTGTCTTGTATGCCATGATAGCTGCACTAATAATTGGCACCTAATCAGTCCTtaattcaaattaattaatgctGCTAACTAACAAGATGGAATCTTTTAAGAGGCACATATATAGATTATATAGAGGACCTCCTGATCAGTTCCATTACCTTCTCCTCCAATCAAAATAAACCCAATTACCATTAGAAGCGTATGAACCtgtaaaaatcagaaaatatgaatatgatcaCATAAACTTAACATATGATGAGCATGCAAGATTTTGCTTAAGTGAACAACGTACGTTTAAAATTTTCTCTGTGATGGAGGAGTTGAGGGCAAGGCCATGGCGGAAGTGTAGGAGCCAAATAAGCACAAGGGTTGTTATGGCTATAGCTAACAAATGGGCAAATATTGTAACTGGGGTTGCTGATATCTGGTAGCTACTGCTCTTCGGTGCCATTATAATTAAGCCTCTGTGAAGGTGGTTGTCTGTTTGAAGCAAAAGAAGGGACGGGGCTACAACCTTAATTAGAGTATTATGGAATGACCGGTTAGTACTATTTAACAACACGCGAAGAGAACCGGTGTTTGGCGAAGGATGCAAATTTGATAAGATCAATGTGCAAAATTGAAGCTTTGCCGACAGTAAACAATGTTTAAGGTTAAAAAGAGAAGCCTTTTTGTTTGAACGAGAAGGATGCCGCCAAATATATGGAATATGGGAAACCGTCTAGCCGGCA
The window above is part of the Prunus dulcis chromosome 1, ALMONDv2, whole genome shotgun sequence genome. Proteins encoded here:
- the LOC117634069 gene encoding protein OBERON 3; this encodes MFGEKDRANGLHACEDEASQSKLTRHISKQNKDNPEEKMGFTEKGIGFLRESDMGSDGFQSKSSKIGNLGSQELTLSYLCDSSKLGFLEKEFAGANLLTSLEKESFKGKEILVSANSSQDHKWVERDFLNLNETRLNWSKRELVEETERERRDKKPKLETLNLSLALPEVSLSLTASNALQNGDPPAMPRPSRSVQSLAPSTNNTQTTCSNDFTAASLSYSYSHPFSHNPSCSLTRNSTENYEYSVGKDDQIWNCGEGTNGSVHSRFKPIGDGVALSNHGGGIYSLMQSNRKDSCNNSLYRTTSSDNLSFFPSELPAKPKIDTQSGDSRGRGSESLRGLEDVDGGGRARKLSRPERILRELISESIPVMAQIIQELPDETLSSTKEYLKNLISMPEKKEELVSLQNRLHRRSDLTKENLAKCQKDQLEILVAVKMGLGNFVSGKNRLPTTELVEIFSFMRCKNVNCKSLLPVEDCDCKVCSANKGFCSSCMCPVCLNFDCASNTCSWVGCDVCGHWCHAACGIQRNLIKPGPSLKGPSGTSEMQFHCIGCGHASEMFGFVKDVFLCCAKDWGLETLIKELDCVRKIFRRSDDFKGRELHIKAEEIISKLGSQMMSPSDACNFIIQFFNYTDGVSEYPASRISTKELAVTQASLRKDATPFSQSASLPPKYAAYNTSSSIQCDLLSNDTRQNDLKSSLISNEDEFQFGTLPKIDGFESLESIVRIKEAEARMFQGKADEARREAEGYRQMIQTKTDKLEEEYAKKFSKLCLQETEERRRKKLEELKILESSHCDYYNMKTRMQAEIAGLLERMEATKQQRV
- the LOC117616131 gene encoding probable ascorbate-specific transmembrane electron transporter 1, with translation MAPKSSSYQISATPVTIFAHLLAIAITTLVLIWLLHFRHGLALNSSITEKILNVHTLLMVIGFILIGGEAIMAYKTVPGKRNTQKMVHLILHFLALVAIILGIYAAFKFNHESGIPNLLTLHSWLGVITISLFGLQWLFAFFAYVFPGAESSARGNLVPWHTFVGMVIFLLAVCTAEAGLLERFLFLSIGRTQETLIINFTGLLIFLFAASVSLSVLLPRLY